The Trichomycterus rosablanca isolate fTriRos1 chromosome 15, fTriRos1.hap1, whole genome shotgun sequence genome contains a region encoding:
- the LOC134328895 gene encoding histone H1-like: MVEEAPAPASSAPAKAPKKKTAAKPKKAGPSVGELIVKAVSASKERSGVSLAALKKALSAGGYDVEKNNSRVKLAVKSLVTKDILVQTKGTGASGSFKLNKQQTEAKKPAAKKAAAPKVKKAAKKPAAKKSPKKPAAAAKKATKSPKKAKKPATPKKAAKSPKKAKAAKPKTAKPKAAKAKKAAPKKK, translated from the coding sequence atggtagaagaagctccagcaccggccagctcggcccccgccaaggctcctaaaaagaagaccgcggccaaacccaagaaagcgggtcccagcgtcggcgagctgatcgtcaaagctgtttccgcttccaaggagagaagcggcgtgtccctggccgccctgaagaaagctctgtctgcaggtggatacgacgtggagaagaacaactcacgcgtcaaactcgccgtcaaaagcctggtgaccaaggacatcctggtgcagaccaagggcaccggcgcctcaggctctttcaagctcaacaagcagcagaccgaggcgaagaagcccgcggccaaaaaagccgccgctcctaaagtgaaaaaggccgcaaagaaacccgccgctaagaagtcccccaagaaacccgctgctgccgctaagaaagccaccaagagccccaagaaggctaagaagccggcgacccccaagaaggcagccaagagtcctaaaaaagccaaggcagccaaacccaagaccgctaagcccaaagcggccaaggccaaaaaagctgcacccaagaagaagtaa
- the LOC134328425 gene encoding uncharacterized protein LOC134328425: protein MTARLGLAQLYLRSKPIGERQFAYIIPFRGLSQLTSVLKTGGKTRAKAKTRSSRAGLQFPVGRVHRLLRKGNYAHRVGAGAPVYLAAVLEYLTAEILELAGNAARDNKKSRIIPRHLQLAVRNDEELNRLLGGVTIAQGGVLPNIQAVLLPKKTEKAAKAKTKQTARKSTGGKAPRKQLATKAARKSAPATGGVKKPHRYRPGTVALREIRRYQKSTELLIRKLPFQRLVREIAQDFKTDLRFQSSAVMALQEASEAYLVGLFEDTNLCAIHAKRVTIMPKDIQLARRIRGERA, encoded by the exons ATGACGGCGCGTTTAGGATTGGCTCAGCTGTACCTTCGCtctaagccaataggagagaggcAGTTTGCCTATATCATACCGTTTCGAGGGCTCTCCCAGCTTACTTCAGTTTT gaAGACCGGTGGTAAGACTAGAGCTAAGGCCAAGACTCGTTCATCCCGTGCCGGCCTTCAGTTCCCCGTGGGCCGTGTTCACAGACTGCTACGTAAGGGTAATTACGCCCAccgtgtgggagctggtgctcctgtctacttggctgccgtgctggagtatctgaccgctgagatcctcgagttggctggtaacgccgccagagataacaagaagtctcgtatcattcctcgtcatctgcagttggccgtgcgtaacgacgaggagctgaacagactgcttggaggtgtaaccatcgctcagggcggtgtgctgcctaacatccaggctgttctgttgcccaagaagaccgagaaagcagccaaggccaa AACCAAGCAGACCGCTCGTAAATCCACCGGTGGTAAGGCGCCGAGGAAGCAGCTCGCCACTAAGGCTGCCCGCAAGAGCGCCCCGGCTACTGGCGGTGTGAAGAAACCTCACCGTTACAGGCCAGGTACCGTGGCTCTGCGTGAAATCCGCCGTTATCAGAAGTCCACCGAGCTGCTCATCCGCAAGCTGCCCTTCCAGCGCCTGGTTAGAGAGATCGCTCAGGACTTTAAGACCGATCTGCGCTTCCAGAGTTCTGCCGTCATGGCTCTGCAGGAGGCCAGTGAGGCTTACCTGGTCGGTCTGTTCGAGGACACCAACCTGTGCGCCATCCATGCCAAGAGGGTGACCATCATGCCTAAGGACATCCAGCTGGCCCGCCGTATTCGCGGAGAGCGTGCTTAA